TACTCTGATGGATTTCGGGACAGGTATCTCACCCCATTGCTTTCAACACTGTGGAGAACGAATGTGGGGAGGTTTCTCTCAAGTCTGCCCGTCAAGGCACTGGTCCATTCTTTGAGCGACCATCAGCTCCTTTCCACGTGTGATACAATACCAAAATGGCGGCGTATTGATCCTGGAGTGAGATATCTCATTGAGGCGATGGCTAAGGACTTCCCACTTGAAAAACTGCATTTTCAGACAAAAGTGAACGAGATTATGCGACGTTCTAAATCACAGTATGACCTTGTAACGTCCGAAGGGAAACATTCGCACTTCGATCATATCATACTCACAGTCGACGGGCAAGAAATTCTCCGATTACTGGGATCGGCTGCAACTGCCGAAGAAAAGGATATCCTGCGGTGTCTAGGAGTGACTAAGAATATCGCAGTTCTACATTCAGATGCCCATGTAAGCCAATCCGCTGTTTAAAGGACCCCTTAATGCCCTAGAATGCCACCAAGTCCAGTACTACGTTTTCCACTCCTGCTAAGATATGGATCGGTTTATAGCCAACTACCTATGATTCTGCACCTGGCTATAATTTCATCATGGCATCACAAGATTATCCGCAACGGGGTTTCGTACCTCCCAAGTCTTGCTTGAGATACGACGTCAATGTACTCCAAGACGTTCCCGCATCGCGTTTTGGCGATATATTCATCACTTTGAACTCCGTCTCACCACCTCACCCCAGCCTCGTTCAGGGAGTATGGGAGTTTACCGAACCTGAACCTTCCGCAGCATCACTTGATGCACAGTCGCGCCTTATTTCCATACAAAACACACGAGGCCTAAACTACGGCTTTTATTGGACAGGCCGTGGACTCTTGGAGGATGCGTTAACTTCTGGCCTGAAACTGGCTGTAGGCCTCGGAGCTACTGTCCCTTTTCATGTCGTCTTCCATCCGCAACCTTTGGACACGACGGAGTTCTTATATAGACACTCGGGACTTCGACACAATCTGGTCAAGACAATCCTGCAGGCAATTCGTGCGCTGGTTCTTGCAGTAGAGATCGTTTTGATATTACTAGGACGGATCCACACCCCTGGTTCCAAGGCTAGAGCCCGCGTTAACCTTTCCAGAGCAATCAGGACCTGAATTCTGAATGCTCAGGACGGGGCCTAACAGCCTTGGAAGAATATTTCAACTTTTTGGAATAAAAGCaattagaagatattaaaCCTTGACATCAACGTGATATTGTTTCTAAGAAAAAGCCGAAACTTCGCCTTTCCAGTACATAAACCCAAACAACCCATAAGACATGGTATACATATTACTCGGTTAATTCTTCATTTGTTTCTAGGCCACCCTTTGCGCCCCGTTGCCCTGCTTCTCTTCGACGGCAAGGCGTACCCAAGCATTTCAAATCCCTTATCGCAAATTTGATGTGAATTAAAGGAACTTTTCGCTGTCCTGGCTCACGATCACTGCACTCCGCTTCGCATCCAGGAAAAGGTCCTCGCATTCAGCCACATCTGCCTCCTCAATTCCTCCAGGTCGCCCATTAACTCGCGCAAGGATGCTGGCTGGCGTTAGGAGTTGTAGGGCATAACGCAGACTAACTTTGCTGCCGTGCTCGGAAACCTTTTCAAGAGCGGGATCGGTGATGTTGAGCCCTTCTGTCTTGGCGCGGAGACGGATGATAGTCTTAATTTCGTCGGGGGAGTACGGGTGGGTGGGGATGATGAGTAGACGAGCGAGAAGATCGGGGGGGATACCGTGTGCGGCAGCAATGTCGTCGGTGCCGCGGATGACGGTGTGGCCGCGATTTGAGGCGAGGATGACAATGGGGGATATCGAGGATTCTAGGGCTCGGTTGAGATATGTGAAACATTCGATGTCCAGCATATGGACCTGTGACTTGTGTTAGCGAAACAACAAAACTAATGGAGAGAAATAATGCGGCAAACGAACTTCATCAATGAATAGGACACCGGGAACCAGCTCTGCAACACCCTGATCGATGTAGCGGTTCACTACCTTGTTGATCTCCTGCCGCAGTTTGTCCGTGATCTCGGtcttctttggcttcatgAGCTGTCCCATCATGCTCATGACGTCTTGGCCTCCTTGCGGCCGAGCGTTAGCAATGTCCAGGTCATGCAGTGTCACATCCTGCACaatttccttctttttgtGAACCTCGCCCTTTGGCACCGGAACGTACTCCTCGGCTTCGAGGTCAAATTCAGTCGCATAAGCGTCAGATCGACCCACTCGCTTGCAGGCTCCGGTGTTCGCTTCGATGTAGATGACGTCTCCAACAGTGACGCGCTCTTTTTGGATGGCTTCGTAGATACTTGGGTCCAGGCGCAGCTTCTTAGTTCCCTTTGCGGACTTCAGCCCAATAATCAAATGGCTGATTGTGCGGCCATATCCTCCTAGTGGATTCTCTGCCTCCTGGGGTGTGAGTTCTGTGACTTCACCTTCGTATACCTCCTTTGTTTCCCGCACACGCAGACCTAAACGAAATATGTTAATTGCTTGAGCTCATCTTCGACACCAATGGGTGCGATCCATACCAATCGCTCTCCGGAAGTTCTCCATAAGGGCTTCAGTTTTCTTGACCTCAGCAGAGTAGATCTCACTGCCAACAATTGGGCAGAATGGAACCTTCGTCCCCAGCTCCTGAGACACAGACAGCGCAAGAGCAGTCTTTCCAGTCCCTGGGCCACCCGCAAGAAGTACAGCCCGGCCTGCCATTTTCTTCGCCTTAATCAAGTCCACCACAACACCAGAAGCCTATTTTCGaaattaaattagttaaaCCGTACATTTGAAAGATAGCTTAAAATAGCGTCAAGCAAAAGGGTTTGTAGTGTTGCGCACCTCTCGGGCAGACGCCTGTCCAACCCATCCATCACCGGAGGTCTCTGCAGATCCATCCGAACGTAACCCCAGGCCCTTGATGTGTGTGTGGGCAGCTGTTCTGTTGTCGCGCGAATTGCCCTTGACTTCACTGATCTGAACCATGGCGAAGGAGGGATGCGGCCTCGATCAAAAGGACGCGGTAGGGACTAATTGAGATAAGCAACTGATTCGATAGGAATTCGTGCGAGtgatcaagaagaagaaattatTGAACTGTTGATAACGAGGAAATTGATGGTCGGCCAGCAGGTCTGGCAGCTGTTGCGGAAATCCGTTCATTATTATGCCAAGGCGGTCAGCCCAACTCCAAATTCTTCCAACCAAATCGTTCCAGCCTCATCCACGGCGGACTTCGACTCGCATCAACTTCCCCTGTTGTGTTCCAGCGTTCCTGATTGCCAATTCAGAAGCGGCTGGCAAACTTGCCGATATATTTCAGAATGACTCTTCCGTCCTCTTTCTCAGCGGCATTCCGGAGTCTGTCCCTGACAGCTTCAAAACGAGCCTTCTCTACAACACGACCAACGCAGAAACTCCCAAAGTTACCGGACTACATCCCGCCTTATCCGTATAGCCCGAATTACACGTACCGACAATCGAACACAGGTCTCTACGGAGGAACAACAATCCAATTCGGAAACAAGATCTCCCAGGGCCGGAACGAAGGGAAAACGCGGCGATTCTGGAAACCCAACGTTCGACGAAAGAAGATATGGAGTGATGCGCTGGAGGATTTCCTTTTTATCAAGGTTACAAGGAAGGCTTTACGAACCATCCGGAAGGCAGGGGGGCTCGATAATTACCTGTTGGACGATCGACCTGCGCGAATCAAGGAGCTAGGAGTCTTTGGGTGGAAACTTCGATGGCAAGTGATGCAGACGGACAAGATTCAAGAACAGTTccgaaaggaaagaaaacgtTTAGGCCTGCCAGAACCACCGACCTTTGAAGAGTGggtgaagcagaaggaagcCGAAATCAAGACGCAAGTGGAGGAGCACACCAACATTGCGGAACTCACGAAGCCGACCTACAACGAAAAGAATTATTAGCGACAATTCGCAAAGACAATATTCCCCGAGTGGCTGTTGGGTGTTTGTATTATATCATAATTGCCGGACATTGATCCCGGAATTATGGGACTTTAGAATCTGTCAGGCTTTTGCGCGATTCCTCATTAgctttttctcttctggtGTATTTATACTCTACGAGATCACATTTTCTCCACCAATGCTCATAAACATTTACAATACACGCGTACGATTCCTTTTCCTGAGGGCCGACTACCTGAAACATCGGCTGTTTTCCAGCCCCCGGTCCAACGATGATCCTAGGTGTCATTTTCCGCATCCGGTAGTATTATGTACAAGTACCGTCACATTCAAAACTCCAGCACTCTGCAACTTCCTTAGAGGCCAGGGAGTACAGAATAATGAGATGATTGATTGAATACTCGATCACTATGCAATTTGCTGTGCCTCCAAAAAAGAGCTTTGCAGCTCCTCCCTACGCTCGTTCTTCACTCCTCACCTACCAGCGTCGCAAACAATTTAAAGCGGTTGCGATGCTGGGCATCGCCCTCATCGCTGTATTCTTCCTCTTGTCGCAAATCTTCTATGTCAGCACaggcactgctgctgctccaatTGGGACTGCGGGCGTCGTTATTGTTACGGTGCTAGATCGGACCTCTCACAGCGACACTTATCTACAGAAGATCATCAAGAACAGAGAGGACTACGCTGAGCGACATGGTAAGTCTTATAGGACTGCATTTCATGAATGAAGTAATTTATTCCCTAATGTTCTAACGAACGAACCTTTTTCCGCCGGCAGGCTATATAAACTTCTTCGCCAACCTATCCGACTACGACCCATACATAGGACTTTCCCCGCGGAGCTGGGGTCTAGTCCCCGCAGTGAGACATGCAATGGCGACACATCCCTCGTCAACCTACTTCTTCTACCTAGATACGCATGCGCTATTTATGAACCCGGCCGAATCACTCGAACACCGCCTATTGAGCAAACACCGGCTCGAATCCCTAATGCGCCGGGACGTCTCCGTTGTACCACCAGATAGCATTATCAAGACCTTTGCCCATCTCCGCCCCGAGGATATTGACCTCATGGTCACGAACGATGCAGAGGACTTGAATACAGGGAGCTTTGTGCTTCGACAAGGGGAATTTgccagcttcttccttgacACATGGTTTGATCCTCTGTACCGAAGCTATAACTTTGGGAAGGCCGAAACTCACAGCTTGGTATGAATACGATCCTATACTATACTTTACGTCCCTCAATTCCCTCCCCTGACCCTCGCTGGATTAACTAACCGTGCCCTGATTCACCAGGAACATATTGTCCAATGGCATCCAACGGTTATGGCTCGATTGGCCTTAATCCCCCAGCGAGTCATCAATGCCTATAGCAAGGACTCGGCTAGTGCCTCCGTTGACGGCACTTACAAGGATGGGGATTTAGTCATTCGATTCTTTGGATGTGACACTGATCCCAATCGGAATTGCGAGCGGGAGATGGATCCTTATTACAATTTGTGGGCGAAGAGGTTAACGATTGAGTAATTGCATTTGATGAGATTTTTTATGATGCTCTCTCAGGTATTCCTGCGCATAGAATGCCGACAAATCAGCATGCAGGCATGTTTGGACCCTTGTATCTCTCAAGCGTTGAACGTTTCTCATTTCCTTGTATAGAGAGACCGCTCTTAGTTCAATAATACTATTCATTAATAATTATCAGCGGGTCGCGTTCTGGTAACAAATTGGAGTAAAACACTTTTGCAATCAGCAGACATCACTTGGGTGATACCCCTTTATTTGGTATGGTGGTATAAAATTTCCCCGCTGTATGCACCGCGTGTGGTACAGGCTCTGTACCACTCAGTATGAGGCAACAGGCCTATGACCATGACAACCCCTACCCCCTACTCTAGGGGGGTTttatctccatcctcgttTCTAAATCAAACCGGGGAGCATAACAAATCTCTTGCGCTTGTACTTATCGCCAAATTCCTTACGGTAGCGACGTTCCTTCTTCTGCGCCCAGACGGCCATCTGTGCCGAGGCGACGACAATGAAAAATAAAACGCTCCAGCTGAGGCCGCTCACTAGGTAGACACCAACCCAAGAAACAGCCTCGAAAAAGTAGTTGGGGCAAGTAACAGCGCGGAATCCAAATCCGGACGGGATACCTCTTTCCGTAGTTCCAGGGCGGCGAAGGTCACGCAGCACCAAGTGGGCGTTGAAGTTTGCCAGCTCTCCAAATACGTAAAGTGCAATCCCAATGTACAGCAGGGTGGTGTTGACGTACCCAGTTGCTGCATTTGAATCAGGTCGGAAAACCCAATAGGCAATGTTGCCGCCAGCTAAGACCCAATAATGACCACTGTTCTTGAAAATATTGAACGCCGGCATCGTGGCATTGCTGAAACGGTGGACAAAGACGGTTTCATACTCGCGCTTCAGAAAGTGGAGGGTGAGAAGCCCGCAGACAAGAAGCTGAATGTCGCTTGGCCCCGGAATGTTGTCGAAGTTATAATACAAGTATGGTCGGAGcgggaaaaggaaaagagctGGGATCAAAAGTGGGCCAAGGTATTCGATGATAAAGACGGTGCGCCAACTGATCTGGGGTCCTGGAAGGCGAAAATATGAGCAAAACATTGCTAGAATCAGGTAATTGAAACGTACCCAGATCCTTCACATGGAGGACGGTCTCCGCAGTCAGACCATTCCTCTCAATCGTGCTATTCTTAGAGTTTGGAACCAAGGCCCGGTCGGCTGCTTTGGTGATTCTCAAACGATGAACAGAGTAGCCTGATGCCTCCGCGAGTTGGAGATAAAGCTCCTGGGTCGACGAGTTCGGAGAAATTTGAACTTCCTTGGGGAGTTTCTTGATGGGTTTTCCTATGTTGCTGTATTAGTCTCGTTGCTGATCCAATTCAGGTACACGCAGACAAAG
Above is a window of Aspergillus puulaauensis MK2 DNA, chromosome 2, nearly complete sequence DNA encoding:
- a CDS encoding uncharacterized protein (COG:S;~EggNog:ENOG410PVGY;~InterPro:IPR036188;~PFAM:PF01593,PF13450;~TransMembrane:1 (n9-19c24/25o472-490i)), with protein sequence MAISKPRKVAIVGGGLTGVASFWALQGSCLDVHLFEASSALGGHMKTLLLENSGNKIQVDMELPTFNPNACPNLTSLLRCLRIPTTAVPFSFGIVDDTSIFKWHISILKSILLCPRILCKFETYRLLLDVLSLRFLGDDVLTQPAVEGADMQASTESYLLDKGYSDGFRDRYLTPLLSTLWRTNVGRFLSSLPVKALVHSLSDHQLLSTCDTIPKWRRIDPGVRYLIEAMAKDFPLEKLHFQTKVNEIMRRSKSQYDLVTSEGKHSHFDHIILTVDGQEILRLLGSAATAEEKDILRCLGVTKNIAVLHSDAHPTTYDSAPGYNFIMASQDYPQRGFVPPKSCLRYDVNVLQDVPASRFGDIFITLNSVSPPHPSLVQGVWEFTEPEPSAASLDAQSRLISIQNTRGLNYGFYWTGRGLLEDALTSGLKLAVGLGATVPFHVVFHPQPLDTTEFLYRHSGLRHNLVKTILQAIRALVLAVEIVLILLGRIHTPGSKARARVNLSRAIRT
- the MRPL24 gene encoding mitochondrial 54S ribosomal protein bL28m (BUSCO:EOG09263ZBJ;~COG:J;~EggNog:ENOG410PJC5;~InterPro:IPR034704,IPR026569,IPR037147;~PFAM:PF00830;~go_function: GO:0003735 - structural constituent of ribosome [Evidence IEA]); this translates as MTLPSSFSAAFRSLSLTASKRAFSTTRPTQKLPKLPDYIPPYPYSPNYTYRQSNTGLYGGTTIQFGNKISQGRNEGKTRRFWKPNVRRKKIWSDALEDFLFIKVTRKALRTIRKAGGLDNYLLDDRPARIKELGVFGWKLRWQVMQTDKIQEQFRKERKRLGLPEPPTFEEWVKQKEAEIKTQVEEHTNIAELTKPTYNEKNY
- the TSC13 gene encoding trans-2-enoyl-CoA reductase (NADPH) TSC13 (BUSCO:EOG09263FR7;~COG:I;~EggNog:ENOG410PKTC;~InterPro:IPR001104,IPR039357;~PFAM:PF02544;~TransMembrane:6 (i93-112o124-143i164-185o200-222i234-251o257-283i);~go_function: GO:0016627 - oxidoreductase activity, acting on the CH-CH group of donors [Evidence IEA];~go_process: GO:0006629 - lipid metabolic process [Evidence IEA]); this translates as MAPSTVTVTVQSRGKPIKKLPKEVQISPNSSTQELYLQLAEASGYSVHRLRITKAADRALVPNSKNSTIERNGLTAETVLHVKDLGPQISWRTVFIIEYLGPLLIPALFLFPLRPYLYYNFDNIPGPSDIQLLVCGLLTLHFLKREYETVFVHRFSNATMPAFNIFKNSGHYWVLAGGNIAYWVFRPDSNAATGYVNTTLLYIGIALYVFGELANFNAHLVLRDLRRPGTTERGIPSGFGFRAVTCPNYFFEAVSWVGVYLVSGLSWSVLFFIVVASAQMAVWAQKKERRYRKEFGDKYKRKRFVMLPGLI
- the rvb1 gene encoding RuvB family ATP-dependent DNA helicase pontin (COG:L;~EggNog:ENOG410PHI2;~InterPro:IPR027238,IPR037938,IPR027417,IPR003593, IPR041048,IPR010339;~PFAM:PF17856,PF06068;~go_component: GO:0031011 - Ino80 complex [Evidence IEA];~go_component: GO:0035267 - NuA4 histone acetyltransferase complex [Evidence IEA];~go_component: GO:0097255 - R2TP complex [Evidence IEA];~go_function: GO:0003678 - DNA helicase activity [Evidence IEA];~go_function: GO:0005524 - ATP binding [Evidence IEA];~go_function: GO:0043139 - 5'-3' DNA helicase activity [Evidence IEA]) — translated: MVQISEVKGNSRDNRTAAHTHIKGLGLRSDGSAETSGDGWVGQASAREASGVVVDLIKAKKMAGRAVLLAGGPGTGKTALALSVSQELGTKVPFCPIVGSEIYSAEVKKTEALMENFRRAIGLRVRETKEVYEGEVTELTPQEAENPLGGYGRTISHLIIGLKSAKGTKKLRLDPSIYEAIQKERVTVGDVIYIEANTGACKRVGRSDAYATEFDLEAEEYVPVPKGEVHKKKEIVQDVTLHDLDIANARPQGGQDVMSMMGQLMKPKKTEITDKLRQEINKVVNRYIDQGVAELVPGVLFIDEVHMLDIECFTYLNRALESSISPIVILASNRGHTVIRGTDDIAAAHGIPPDLLARLLIIPTHPYSPDEIKTIIRLRAKTEGLNITDPALEKVSEHGSKVSLRYALQLLTPASILARVNGRPGGIEEADVAECEDLFLDAKRSAVIVSQDSEKFL
- a CDS encoding putative alpha-1,6-mannosyltransferase subunit (CAZy:GT34;~COG:G;~EggNog:ENOG410PI6F;~InterPro:IPR008630;~PFAM:PF05637;~TransMembrane:2 (i32-52o58-76i);~go_component: GO:0016021 - integral component of membrane [Evidence IEA];~go_function: GO:0016757 - transferase activity, transferring glycosyl groups [Evidence IEA]); translated protein: MQFAVPPKKSFAAPPYARSSLLTYQRRKQFKAVAMLGIALIAVFFLLSQIFYVSTGTAAAPIGTAGVVIVTVLDRTSHSDTYLQKIIKNREDYAERHGYINFFANLSDYDPYIGLSPRSWGLVPAVRHAMATHPSSTYFFYLDTHALFMNPAESLEHRLLSKHRLESLMRRDVSVVPPDSIIKTFAHLRPEDIDLMVTNDAEDLNTGSFVLRQGEFASFFLDTWFDPLYRSYNFGKAETHSLEHIVQWHPTVMARLALIPQRVINAYSKDSASASVDGTYKDGDLVIRFFGCDTDPNRNCEREMDPYYNLWAKRLTIE